The Papaver somniferum cultivar HN1 unplaced genomic scaffold, ASM357369v1 unplaced-scaffold_107, whole genome shotgun sequence genome includes a region encoding these proteins:
- the LOC113328289 gene encoding heat shock cognate 70 kDa protein-like isoform X2 — MVGEAAKDQAAVNPSNTVFDAKRLIGRKMSDGFVQRDIKLWPFKVIAGVDERPMIQLNYKGKEMQFSAEEISSMVLIKMREIAEAYLGTSVMHAVITVPAYFSDSQRHATRDAGTIAGLKVMRIISEPTAAAIAYGLDKRATTDVGAAENVLIFDLGGGTFDVSILIIKEGSFEVKATAGDTHLGGEDFDNRMVNHFVQEFKRKLKKDISGNPRALRRLRTPCERAKRGLSSNFHETIEIDALYDGVDFWESITRAKFEDLNKDLFRSCMEPVEKGLADAKMDKSDVHDVVLVGGSTRIPKVQSLLQDFFNGKELCKSINPDEAVAYGAAVQAAILSGEANEKVLDLVVVDVTPLSLGVEVDDFAMDIIIPRNTPIPTKKEKTYSTLHDNQTKVITKVYEGERARTSDNNFLGQFVLSGIPAAPRGVSRFTECFNIDADGILTVSAEEKTSGSKAMVRIENNKGRLSKTEIERLVGEAEKYKAEDLEYRMKRDSRNAFLNYTSDMKGMINDIGEELTSDKKKKVEDAINNAIEWLDSNEPCDIDAINQKMKQFENVCSIIRHKRHKRVGSHRWTSQRPC, encoded by the exons ATGGTTGGTGAGGCTGCTAAGGATCAAGCTGCTGTCAATCCTAGCAACACAGTCTTCG ATGCGAAACGTTTAATTGGTAGGAAGATGAGCGATGGGTTTGTTCAGAGGGATATTAAACTATGGCCCTTCAAAGTCATTGCTGGAGTGGACGAGAGGCCCATGATACAACTCAATTACAAGGGTAAGGAGATGCAGTTTTCAGCTGAAGAAATCTCATCCATGGTTCTCATTAAGATGCGAGAAATTGCCGAAGCTTATCTTGGTACTAGTGTTATGCATGCTGTTATTACAGTCCCTGCTTACTTCAGTGATTCTCAGCGTCATGCGACTAGAGATGCTGGCACCATCGCTGGCCTTAAGGTAATGCGAATTATCAGTGAACCAACAGCTGCTGCAATTGCTTACGGTCTTGATAAGAGAGCAACAACCGATGTTGGTGCTGCTGAGAATGTTCTTATCTTTGATCTTGGTGGTGGTACTTTTGATGTGTCGATACTCATCATTAAAGAGGGTAGCTTCGAAGTTAAGGCAACAGCTGGGGATACTCATCTTGGAGGAGAGGATTTCGATAATAGGATGGTAAATCATTTTGTTCAAGAGTTTAAGAGGAAGCTGAAGAAGGATATTAGTGGAAACCCAAGGGCTCTTAGGAGGTTGAGAACGCCATGTGAGAGGGCAAAGAGGGGCCTATCATCTAATTTCCATGAAACCATTGAAATTGATGCTTTGTATGATGGAGTCGATTTTTGGGAGTCCATCACTCGTGCTAAATTTGAAGATTTGAACAAGGATTTGTTTAGGAGTTGTATGGAACCTGTTGAGAAAGGTTTGGCGGATGCTAAGATGGACAAGAGCGACGTTCATGATGTTGTCCTCGTTGGTGGGTCCACTAGAATTCCTAAGGTTCAGTCTCTACTGCAGGATTTCTTTAATGGCAaggaactctgcaaaagcatcaACCCTGACGAGGCCGTGGCTTATGGTGCCGCGGTTCAAGCTGCTATTTTGAGTGGCGAAGCAAATGAGAAGGTGCTGGATTTAGTGGTGGTTGATGTAACCcctctttctcttggtgttgaggttGATGATTTTGCTATGGATATTATTATCCCAAGGAATACCCCCATTCCCACCAAGAAGGAAAAAACGTACTCTACCTTACATGACAACCAAACTAAAGTGATTACTAAGGTGTACGAGGGTGAGAGAGCTAGAACCAGCGACAATAACTTTTTGGGTCAGTTCGTGTTGAGTGGAATTCCTGCAGCACCTCGTGGTGTTTCTAGGTTCACTGAATGCTTTAATATTGATGCAGACGGTATATTGACTGTGTCGGCTGAAGAAAAGACATCAGGGAGCAAAGCTATGGTTAGAATTGAGAACAACAAAGGGAGGTTGTCGAAGACTGAGATTGAAAGGCTGGTCGGAGAGGCAGAAAAATACAAGGCAGAAGATTTAGAATACAGGATGAAGAGGGATTCAAGGAACGCCTTCTTGAATTACACATCTGACATGAAGGGCATGATAAATGATATAGGGGAGGAGCTAACATCAGACAAAAAGAAGAAGGTTGAGGATGCAATCAACAATGCCATTGAATGGCTGGATAGCAATGAACCCTGTGACATAGATGCTATCAACCAAAAGATGAAGCAGTTCGAGAACGTCTGCAGCATTATCCGACATAAGAGGCATAAGAG AGTGGGTAGTCATAGGTGGACATCTCAAAGACCATGTTGA
- the LOC113328289 gene encoding heat shock cognate 70 kDa protein-like isoform X1, which produces MVGEAAKDQAAVNPSNTVFDAKRLIGRKMSDGFVQRDIKLWPFKVIAGVDERPMIQLNYKGKEMQFSAEEISSMVLIKMREIAEAYLGTSVMHAVITVPAYFSDSQRHATRDAGTIAGLKVMRIISEPTAAAIAYGLDKRATTDVGAAENVLIFDLGGGTFDVSILIIKEGSFEVKATAGDTHLGGEDFDNRMVNHFVQEFKRKLKKDISGNPRALRRLRTPCERAKRGLSSNFHETIEIDALYDGVDFWESITRAKFEDLNKDLFRSCMEPVEKGLADAKMDKSDVHDVVLVGGSTRIPKVQSLLQDFFNGKELCKSINPDEAVAYGAAVQAAILSGEANEKVLDLVVVDVTPLSLGVEVDDFAMDIIIPRNTPIPTKKEKTYSTLHDNQTKVITKVYEGERARTSDNNFLGQFVLSGIPAAPRGVSRFTECFNIDADGILTVSAEEKTSGSKAMVRIENNKGRLSKTEIERLVGEAEKYKAEDLEYRMKRDSRNAFLNYTSDMKGMINDIGEELTSDKKKKVEDAINNAIEWLDSNEPCDIDAINQKMKQFENVCSIIRHKRHKRFAPVLFLAISRFFCCFLIVFYT; this is translated from the exons ATGGTTGGTGAGGCTGCTAAGGATCAAGCTGCTGTCAATCCTAGCAACACAGTCTTCG ATGCGAAACGTTTAATTGGTAGGAAGATGAGCGATGGGTTTGTTCAGAGGGATATTAAACTATGGCCCTTCAAAGTCATTGCTGGAGTGGACGAGAGGCCCATGATACAACTCAATTACAAGGGTAAGGAGATGCAGTTTTCAGCTGAAGAAATCTCATCCATGGTTCTCATTAAGATGCGAGAAATTGCCGAAGCTTATCTTGGTACTAGTGTTATGCATGCTGTTATTACAGTCCCTGCTTACTTCAGTGATTCTCAGCGTCATGCGACTAGAGATGCTGGCACCATCGCTGGCCTTAAGGTAATGCGAATTATCAGTGAACCAACAGCTGCTGCAATTGCTTACGGTCTTGATAAGAGAGCAACAACCGATGTTGGTGCTGCTGAGAATGTTCTTATCTTTGATCTTGGTGGTGGTACTTTTGATGTGTCGATACTCATCATTAAAGAGGGTAGCTTCGAAGTTAAGGCAACAGCTGGGGATACTCATCTTGGAGGAGAGGATTTCGATAATAGGATGGTAAATCATTTTGTTCAAGAGTTTAAGAGGAAGCTGAAGAAGGATATTAGTGGAAACCCAAGGGCTCTTAGGAGGTTGAGAACGCCATGTGAGAGGGCAAAGAGGGGCCTATCATCTAATTTCCATGAAACCATTGAAATTGATGCTTTGTATGATGGAGTCGATTTTTGGGAGTCCATCACTCGTGCTAAATTTGAAGATTTGAACAAGGATTTGTTTAGGAGTTGTATGGAACCTGTTGAGAAAGGTTTGGCGGATGCTAAGATGGACAAGAGCGACGTTCATGATGTTGTCCTCGTTGGTGGGTCCACTAGAATTCCTAAGGTTCAGTCTCTACTGCAGGATTTCTTTAATGGCAaggaactctgcaaaagcatcaACCCTGACGAGGCCGTGGCTTATGGTGCCGCGGTTCAAGCTGCTATTTTGAGTGGCGAAGCAAATGAGAAGGTGCTGGATTTAGTGGTGGTTGATGTAACCcctctttctcttggtgttgaggttGATGATTTTGCTATGGATATTATTATCCCAAGGAATACCCCCATTCCCACCAAGAAGGAAAAAACGTACTCTACCTTACATGACAACCAAACTAAAGTGATTACTAAGGTGTACGAGGGTGAGAGAGCTAGAACCAGCGACAATAACTTTTTGGGTCAGTTCGTGTTGAGTGGAATTCCTGCAGCACCTCGTGGTGTTTCTAGGTTCACTGAATGCTTTAATATTGATGCAGACGGTATATTGACTGTGTCGGCTGAAGAAAAGACATCAGGGAGCAAAGCTATGGTTAGAATTGAGAACAACAAAGGGAGGTTGTCGAAGACTGAGATTGAAAGGCTGGTCGGAGAGGCAGAAAAATACAAGGCAGAAGATTTAGAATACAGGATGAAGAGGGATTCAAGGAACGCCTTCTTGAATTACACATCTGACATGAAGGGCATGATAAATGATATAGGGGAGGAGCTAACATCAGACAAAAAGAAGAAGGTTGAGGATGCAATCAACAATGCCATTGAATGGCTGGATAGCAATGAACCCTGTGACATAGATGCTATCAACCAAAAGATGAAGCAGTTCGAGAACGTCTGCAGCATTATCCGACATAAGAGGCATAAGAG GTTCGCCCCAGTTCTTTTCCTAGCAATCTCGAGGTTTTTTTGCTGTTTCCTGATCGTGTTTTATACTTGA